One part of the Deltaproteobacteria bacterium genome encodes these proteins:
- a CDS encoding 30S ribosomal protein S8 yields EKNASRLRIALKSAPETGYAIKGIRRMSRPGRRLYVGKDGIPTVKNGFGIAIVSTSRGVMTGEKAKKLSIGGELLCEIW; encoded by the coding sequence GAAAAAAACGCGAGCCGCCTCCGCATCGCCCTGAAATCGGCCCCGGAAACGGGATACGCCATCAAGGGGATTCGCCGGATGAGCCGGCCGGGACGGCGCCTCTATGTCGGGAAGGACGGAATCCCGACGGTGAAGAACGGGTTCGGCATCGCCATCGTCTCCACGTCGCGCGGCGTAATGACGGGGGAGAAGGCGAAGAAGCTTTCGATCGGCGGCGAGCTGCTCTGCGAGATCTGGTAG